The candidate division KSB1 bacterium genome has a segment encoding these proteins:
- a CDS encoding M14 family metallopeptidase, with product MRKRWMTLLFILEACVALVAAQEPVPFYWADSSCYDPQVPPPRAVLGYCVGEQFTPHHLVVRYMEALAASSGRVRLVRYGASYEGRPLLVLVISSPANLARWDSLQGGQQRLADPRKLPPSVALSQMLAAWPLVAWLSFNVHGNEASGTEAALQVAYQLAAGTDEQTEALLRELVIILDPVLNPDGRERYVSFYNRSAGKKPNPDPDAAEHHEPWPGARSNHYFFDLNRDWAWLTQQETRQRVALFRQWMPQVHVDFHEMGYNSSYFFFPARTPINTNIPRALVKWAQVFGENNAKAFDNHGWAYFTAEGFDLFYPGFGDSWPSLNGALGMTFEQGGGGQAGLAVRRDDGSVLTLTDRAWHHFVAAMTTLHTAQRHRKEILQDYVDAWRESWERGRTSEVRFYLFPPDPDANRQADFVDLLLRQGIEVWRTTEATEVRKAESYEGSKDRVPLPAGSFVVPVAQPAQRLLTALFEVEPGLADTFFYDITAWCLPVLYNLKTFWTREKLSCPMEQLHGRPQVAGIVVGGRANYAYLLPWEDEHAASVLFQLLKHGWRARVSSKAFSLAGRRFERGTIVIPVRNRPATHPDSSIHAVVASLARDHGVTFYAASTGLTEEGIDLGSDDLIALKVPRVAMLTGRPVSPSSYGALWFLLEQHLGVDFTPLECEGLRSVDLRKYDVLVLPSDFGEGRGYRGAIDSATVERLTRWVREGGTFVGIGGGATFASQEGVHLCSVKLKKEKKPRDKEGDEQEDPEQERRKRLTLEEKEKERPLATVPGAILRTLIDTTHPLGYGCQRTMFTFKAGPTAYELSAQGHNVGIYADKPRFAGYMSEKNQQKIAGTAYLVEESVGKGKVILFADDPTFRLLWRGLTRLIVNAIFFAPMT from the coding sequence ATGCGGAAACGCTGGATGACGCTGCTCTTCATCCTGGAGGCTTGTGTAGCCCTTGTAGCCGCGCAGGAGCCTGTGCCTTTCTACTGGGCAGACAGCTCTTGCTATGACCCGCAGGTCCCTCCCCCGCGAGCAGTGCTCGGCTACTGCGTTGGCGAGCAATTCACGCCTCATCACCTGGTGGTGCGCTACATGGAGGCACTTGCTGCCAGTTCCGGGCGGGTTCGGCTTGTGCGTTATGGGGCCAGCTACGAAGGGAGGCCACTCCTGGTATTGGTCATCTCCTCGCCGGCTAACCTCGCCCGCTGGGACAGTTTACAGGGCGGACAGCAGCGGCTCGCCGATCCTCGCAAGCTTCCGCCTTCGGTTGCGCTCTCCCAGATGTTGGCCGCATGGCCCCTGGTGGCCTGGCTAAGCTTCAATGTGCATGGCAACGAGGCGAGTGGCACCGAAGCCGCCCTTCAGGTTGCCTACCAGCTTGCGGCCGGCACGGATGAGCAAACCGAAGCGCTGCTGCGCGAGTTGGTGATCATCTTAGACCCGGTCCTGAACCCGGACGGGAGAGAGCGCTACGTCTCATTCTACAACCGGAGTGCCGGCAAGAAGCCGAATCCTGACCCCGATGCTGCCGAGCACCACGAACCGTGGCCTGGGGCGCGCTCCAACCACTACTTTTTCGACCTCAACCGCGACTGGGCATGGCTCACTCAGCAGGAGACTCGCCAGCGGGTTGCGCTGTTTCGGCAGTGGATGCCGCAGGTGCATGTGGACTTTCACGAGATGGGTTACAACAGCAGCTATTTCTTCTTCCCCGCGCGCACCCCTATCAACACGAACATTCCGCGGGCGCTGGTCAAGTGGGCCCAGGTCTTTGGCGAGAACAACGCTAAGGCATTTGATAACCACGGCTGGGCCTATTTCACTGCCGAAGGCTTTGACCTTTTCTACCCTGGGTTCGGCGACTCATGGCCTTCCCTGAATGGCGCGCTGGGGATGACCTTCGAGCAAGGAGGAGGCGGTCAGGCCGGCCTGGCGGTGAGGCGAGATGATGGCAGCGTGCTCACCCTGACCGACCGCGCCTGGCACCATTTTGTGGCCGCCATGACTACCCTGCACACCGCGCAGCGCCACCGCAAGGAAATCCTGCAAGACTATGTCGACGCCTGGCGGGAGAGCTGGGAGCGCGGACGCACAAGCGAGGTCCGCTTCTATCTGTTCCCTCCGGACCCAGACGCCAATAGACAAGCGGATTTTGTCGACCTGTTGTTGCGGCAGGGAATTGAGGTGTGGCGCACCACGGAAGCCACCGAGGTGCGCAAGGCCGAGAGTTACGAAGGGAGCAAAGACAGGGTCCCGTTGCCGGCAGGCTCCTTCGTGGTGCCGGTTGCCCAGCCGGCACAGCGCCTTCTGACGGCCCTCTTTGAAGTGGAGCCGGGGTTGGCCGACACCTTTTTCTACGACATCACTGCCTGGTGCCTGCCGGTGCTCTACAATCTGAAGACTTTCTGGACGAGGGAGAAGTTGAGCTGCCCCATGGAGCAACTGCACGGCAGGCCGCAGGTCGCCGGCATCGTCGTGGGTGGGCGCGCCAACTATGCCTATCTACTCCCTTGGGAGGACGAACACGCCGCCAGCGTGTTGTTTCAACTCCTCAAGCATGGGTGGCGGGCGCGCGTGAGCAGCAAGGCCTTCTCCCTTGCTGGCCGTCGCTTTGAGCGCGGAACCATTGTCATCCCCGTGCGCAATCGGCCAGCCACGCACCCGGATTCGAGCATTCACGCCGTGGTGGCCAGTTTGGCTCGTGACCATGGGGTAACCTTCTACGCCGCAAGCACCGGCCTCACCGAAGAGGGCATCGACCTGGGCTCGGACGACCTGATCGCTCTAAAAGTGCCGCGCGTGGCCATGTTGACTGGTAGGCCGGTGAGCCCAAGCTCCTATGGGGCTCTTTGGTTCCTGCTGGAACAGCACTTGGGCGTGGACTTTACGCCCCTGGAGTGCGAGGGTCTGCGCAGCGTCGACCTGCGCAAGTACGATGTGCTGGTCTTGCCCAGCGACTTCGGCGAAGGGAGGGGCTATCGTGGTGCGATCGATAGCGCCACGGTGGAACGCCTCACGCGCTGGGTGCGTGAAGGTGGTACCTTCGTGGGCATTGGCGGAGGGGCGACCTTTGCCAGCCAGGAAGGCGTGCACCTCTGTTCGGTCAAGCTGAAGAAGGAGAAAAAGCCCCGCGACAAGGAGGGGGATGAACAGGAGGACCCCGAGCAGGAGCGCCGCAAGCGTCTGACTCTGGAAGAGAAGGAAAAGGAGCGACCCCTTGCCACGGTACCGGGCGCCATATTGCGCACGCTCATCGATACTACCCATCCCTTGGGCTATGGTTGTCAGCGCACGATGTTTACCTTCAAGGCCGGCCCCACCGCCTATGAGCTGAGTGCCCAGGGGCACAACGTGGGCATCTACGCGGACAAGCCACGCTTTGCGGGCTACATGTCCGAAAAGAACCAGCAGAAGATAGCCGGTACCGCCTACTTGGTGGAGGAATCAGTGGGCAAGGGCAAGGTGATCCTGTTTGCGGATGACCCCACCTTTCGCCTGCTGTGGCGTGGGCTCACCCGCCTGATTGTGAACGCCATCTTTTTCGCGCCGATGACATGA
- a CDS encoding peptidylprolyl isomerase, translated as MSRIAQAALIVLVAAHAALAQEVLDRVVAVVDDKPILESEVSQGAFFLAMQLRIDPNREPERFKELQRLTLETLVTQQILLEKAEEDTVVADAKRVEAFLEQQMQSIIQQLGSQEKVEEYFGMPMRKIRRQYEEEIRKNLTVQQLRETKFGNVKVSRREVEQFYAAHKDSLPGVKEAVEISHILVEVRPGEEARQNALRRMEEVKRRLAAGEDFAQVAREMSDDPGSAQRGGDLGFMQRGDFVREFEEVAFSLEPGQRSEVVETQFGFHLIELLDRRGEKVRVRHILIALGTTKEDEKAAAERIKDVYRQLREGGDFAALAKELSDDETTAQQGGHLGWFELDQLRETAPEFVVALRGLAPGQITEPFRTKYGFHILKLLDRRQPRVLTLETDWDTIEQMALNDKKQREFEKWVAELRAEMYVEVKGL; from the coding sequence ATGAGTAGAATCGCACAGGCTGCACTCATTGTCCTGGTGGCGGCGCATGCGGCGCTTGCCCAGGAGGTCCTGGATCGCGTCGTTGCGGTGGTCGATGACAAGCCTATCCTTGAGTCTGAAGTCAGTCAGGGCGCCTTTTTCTTGGCGATGCAGTTGCGCATTGACCCGAACCGGGAGCCGGAAAGGTTTAAGGAGCTGCAACGCCTCACCCTGGAGACCCTGGTGACGCAGCAGATCCTGCTCGAGAAGGCGGAAGAAGACACCGTGGTGGCCGATGCCAAGCGAGTCGAGGCCTTTTTGGAGCAGCAGATGCAGAGCATCATTCAGCAGCTGGGCTCCCAAGAGAAAGTTGAGGAATACTTCGGCATGCCCATGCGCAAGATCCGCCGCCAATACGAGGAGGAGATCCGCAAGAACTTGACGGTGCAACAGCTGCGGGAGACCAAGTTCGGGAACGTCAAGGTGAGTCGCCGCGAAGTGGAGCAGTTCTACGCCGCGCACAAAGACAGCCTGCCAGGCGTCAAGGAGGCCGTGGAGATAAGCCACATCCTGGTCGAGGTGCGTCCTGGGGAGGAGGCACGGCAGAACGCATTGCGCAGGATGGAGGAGGTGAAGCGGCGGTTGGCTGCCGGGGAGGATTTTGCGCAGGTGGCGCGGGAGATGTCCGACGACCCAGGTTCGGCGCAGCGTGGCGGTGACTTGGGCTTCATGCAGCGCGGTGACTTTGTCCGCGAATTTGAGGAGGTCGCCTTTTCTCTGGAGCCGGGGCAGCGCTCGGAGGTGGTTGAGACGCAGTTTGGCTTCCACCTCATTGAGTTGTTGGACCGGCGTGGTGAGAAGGTCCGGGTGCGCCACATCCTTATCGCCTTAGGCACCACCAAGGAGGACGAAAAAGCTGCGGCCGAGCGCATAAAGGACGTCTACCGACAGCTCCGGGAGGGCGGTGACTTTGCCGCGCTGGCCAAGGAGCTTTCCGACGACGAGACCACGGCGCAGCAAGGGGGACATCTTGGCTGGTTCGAACTTGACCAACTGCGCGAAACGGCGCCCGAGTTTGTGGTCGCGCTGCGCGGCCTCGCGCCTGGACAGATTACCGAGCCCTTTCGCACCAAGTATGGCTTCCACATCCTGAAGCTCCTCGACCGGCGCCAACCGCGTGTCCTGACTCTGGAGACCGACTGGGACACCATCGAACAGATGGCTCTCAACGACAAGAAGCAGCGGGAGTTTGAAAAGTGGGTGGCCGAGTTGCGCGCCGAGATGTACGTAGAAGTCAAGGGCCTGTAG
- a CDS encoding DUF4159 domain-containing protein, giving the protein MSDRENNVRPLCGETRLRCPLYKARGWLHFAWACLLAAAVASPAAAQGELFTVARVRYAGGGDWYNDPSAIPNLLSFMAEHTNVRVASDQVVVGIMDEKLFSYPVLYLTGHGRISFSPQEVERLRHYLTHGGFLYADDDYGMDSFFRAEMAKVFPGKRFVELPFSHEIYHIHFDFPQGLPKTHEHDGKPPQGFGLFCEGRLVVFYTYETNISDGWVDPEVHGDPPEKRLEALQMGTNIMIYALTH; this is encoded by the coding sequence ATGAGCGACAGGGAGAACAACGTCCGCCCCCTTTGCGGGGAGACCCGACTGCGGTGCCCGCTGTATAAGGCCAGGGGCTGGCTGCACTTCGCCTGGGCTTGTCTGCTTGCTGCAGCCGTAGCGTCTCCTGCAGCGGCGCAAGGGGAGCTGTTCACCGTCGCCCGCGTGCGCTATGCGGGTGGCGGGGACTGGTACAACGACCCCTCGGCAATCCCCAATCTGCTCAGCTTTATGGCCGAGCACACCAATGTGCGGGTGGCCAGCGACCAGGTTGTGGTGGGGATAATGGACGAGAAGCTTTTCTCCTACCCGGTGCTCTACCTCACCGGTCACGGACGCATATCCTTTTCTCCGCAAGAGGTGGAGCGCCTCCGCCACTACCTGACACACGGCGGTTTTCTCTATGCCGATGACGACTATGGCATGGACAGCTTCTTCCGCGCGGAGATGGCCAAGGTGTTCCCCGGCAAGCGTTTCGTCGAGCTGCCATTTTCTCATGAAATCTACCACATCCATTTTGACTTTCCACAGGGGCTGCCGAAGACCCATGAACACGACGGCAAGCCACCCCAGGGCTTTGGCCTGTTTTGCGAAGGGCGCCTGGTGGTGTTCTACACCTACGAGACCAACATATCGGATGGTTGGGTCGATCCAGAGGTGCACGGCGACCCGCCGGAGAAGCGTCTTGAGGCGCTGCAGATGGGAACGAACATCATGATCTACGCGCTCACCCATTGA